In Canis lupus baileyi chromosome 19, mCanLup2.hap1, whole genome shotgun sequence, the sequence AAGGTTTAATTTGTTATCATGTAAATATTCCAAAGCAGGCTGCCTTGTGGTTTTGGCCAGCCTTGTGCTATGTTGATAAGATTGATTTACTGCTTAAAATCACTTTACTTTATCCAATTTTTACTGaactttttatgtaaaaaataaaatcaattaaagaaCTTGGCATGTGTGTTCCCTAAAAGCTAGTCAAGCATGTTTGTATATAGTGGTGTCACCggcaagagaaaggagaaatggcGGCCACAGATGTAGGAAGTCCAGAGTTAATCCTGGAACTCGGAGTTCATCACAGGCCTTGTTCCCGAAGGTCCCACTACGACTGACACTTGTGGCCTTAGGATCTTATGCCTGTGTTCAGGGTGGAGTCAACTTGTACTACATGTATTCCAGAGCAAAAAAAGTAGCCTGAGGGCCTGGTCGGCCCTGGGCTTCTCTGTACTTTGGTTCATAGATCAGGCAGGAGAAAGGTACGTGTCTTCCCTTTTACATCTCCTGGCTGTTGGGAGAGGCGCTGACCCTCTTCCCTCCAGAACTTGAGTTCCCCAAGCTCCCTGGATTGCTCTTTTAACTTGCAGGTTAAAAGACCCCTCCCACTACGCACCCTGACACTGGGCTTGGACACTAGAGGGAGGACGCCTGTAAAGGGGTACAGTGCACAGGCTCTCATGAGAATGGACATcttgagcagcccgggtggcttaggggtttagcgctgccttcagcccagggcctgatcctggagacccgggattgagtcccacgtcgggctccctacatggagcctgcttctccctctgcctgtgtctttgcctctctctctctctctctctctcatgaataaaataaaaattttaaaaaaaagagagagagaatggacatATCCTGGAAGAGGCAGGGCTGTGGCgtgaccctcctccccaccaccctttGATGGACCAGTTGTCTGGGCTGTGAGGCTTTAGGCCAGTCTGGAGCCATCCTAGCAAGAGATTGGTCCCCTTTCTTTCTCACCAGGGCTAATTTGCTGCCTGCAGCAGCACCCTCAGGGAAGAAGCTGTGGCCCACCGAGTCTTAGGCAGGTGGTGGATGGCAGAGTGCTTGCCTGCTGGGTGCTGCGCTGGGCACCTAGAGCTCCAGTAGTGCTCATTTGAAACTTACAACCCTGGGGACAGAGTTGGCAGGGTTGGATGAGGAAAttcaggctcagagaggctcagGAACTCATATCCTCattgttaaaagagaaaaacacctaTTTTAAAGTCCTACTCATTGGACATGCCATTTAACAATGTAGCCATAGTGTTTTCCCATGCTGCTGCAAccttcaaaactttaaaatacattataccAAATGAATGGACTAACTCAACCCTCTTAACTTTTGAGAGTTGTTACAGAGAGTATCTCTGTTCCTGTATACATTGAAAGGGAATGTCTCTCTTTGGGTGGGTTTGCGGTGCAGGGATGTGGTCCCATGCTCTGCTTCTGCTTGCCACCAAGTCAAACTCGTGGTTTGACCCCAGGCTCCAGGTTTCAGATTTTCCAAGGAAATTTAGGTGGTGGTCCATTAAAGGTGGTGACCGGGGAGCTGTAGAGTTTCAGACAGGACACCTTTGAAGAGGGATTGTGTTATCTCAGCTCCCTATGGagttttttcaaaatcttttcccattccacaCACCCCTTGACATCTTCAGACTCCAGTCCCTCCATTGTCATAGGGGTGCCAGCCAATCCAGAAGCTGTTGGGTGCCACTCGGCACAGGCTTCTACATTCTGTGCCAGCCCAGTCCTCGATTGCCCTGCGGCTGACTTGCTGCCCAGGCAGCTATGAGGTCTACCAAGTGTACTGGTCTGATTTTGGCTGACTGAATGCTGTGcctctcctgctctttctccttGGTTATTGCCCAAAAGTCATCTCCAGATTGAGGGAGCTGTAAACCTGCCCTTCCTGCAGGACAAGATTTCCAGGGTTAAGCAGTCCTGGCAAACAGTTTCTGGAGAGCAGCAGTCTGACATCTGGCATTCACTGAGCAGCTAATCTCAGTCACATCTGTTGGCAGAGGACGGGGTCTACCTGAAGCCTCCCTGGGCCAGCACTGGATCCCACAACTCCTGAGTTTGGGTGGCTATGTTGCTGAAGTGCTCTGCCTGTCGTGGATGCCTGGATGGTGGCCACTGTTCCTTCTTGGACAGGGGCCTGTCCACTGTAGCAACCCCTTCCAAAGGAGGTAAccagcctgcctgcttctcccttcaggGCGGGCCGATGCGTGGGGTACGGGTAGTTTGGCTACAGCTGCTCTGCCCTCAGCTGCCCCTCAGGTGGGTGGGATGACCCATTTGCCCTTGGCTTGTGTGGAAATCACATAAGCAGCTGTGGAAGCATGTTTGGAACTCCTTCCTGAGTCTGGAACGTGAGTCTTGTAAGGacagtctttcttcctttttttaatctaGAGACCCGAGGCCCTTGGAAGCTAGCTCCCCAGGgtgtctgcctccagcctccCCTTGATACTGGTCACAGCAGAAGTCACAAAAATggtctcaatcccagggcccctcAGTGCCAATCTGAAACTGTAACAGGTGGGGGACCTACTGAATGTGCCCTTCTATTTATCATTCTCCAGCTAAGGAAGCTGTGAGTGCAGAAAGGTAAAATAGCTCCCTAACACGCACAGCCAGTGACCCACAGATGCAGGGTGTGAGCTCCAGCCTGCACCGTCTTCTACAGGAGTATACTGCTTCCAGCTCCTGTATCCCAGAGACCCTCCTttttctgggcctctgcctcaTGGCCACCCAACTGTCCCACAGGCCCAAGGAGTCAGAGGCAGCACAGTAGTCCAAAGTTGCCTTTAATGAGATACAAAAGTAGAAAAACCAGTTGACGCTAGATAAGGGAGGtgtagtggggagggggagggcaggaccACGTCTCACTGCTAAGTCCCTCCCCATGTCCTGGTCGCTGTCCTGGAGGAAGGTAGGGCAAGGGGAGGTGAGCGGTGGCTGGACCTTCTGTGTTCCCTCCAAACAGAGCAGGCTGAGGCCACCAGTGCCAGGAAGCTCATGAAAGGGAAAGCACACGTGGCTGTGGGGGGAGCACCAGAGCAGGTTCCCTGAGAGGCCCGGCCGTGGTGGCATCACTCACACCACAGAGCAGCCCTCAGCCGGGGGACCCAGGACCCGGAGCACATCTTCACGGCCCATGGCAGCCAGGGTGTCCTCTAGCACCCTCAGGGTGGCACCACTGCCTTCTTTGACAGCCCAGTCCCTAAGCAGGGTGTGGGCTGGCAGCTGGCCCCGGGCTATGACCTCCACAGCATCAGCCGGGTAGCCCAGGCGGCCTGCTAGGCCCTGCCAGCCCTTGTCAGCTTCGCCCGATGCTTCCAGGAGCCGCTCCACTTCCTCTTGCTGCGGCCGAGGGAGGTGAAGGTAAAGCCGGCAGCCAAGTtcaggatgtgaccctggggtGGGAGACGTGGGGGACGCGAGAGGGTCAGGTGGGCTGGGTGGTATGGCTGAGCTGGGTCTAAAAGTCTGTAGATGGGTAAAGAGGCTCACCCTGGCTGGGGGCACAGGGCTCCCGACCGCTAGGATTGTCCAGGAAGACAATGCTGTCACCATGCCTCTGGTCCCTGTCGAGGTCCCCCAGCTCTGCAGTCCGAGCTTTGGCCAGCTGCTGTCTTTGTTTATGTGAGCGCCAgctgtggggagcagagggaaccCGCCAACCTGTTCCAGCCTTCACTGAGACACAGTGCAGATGGGGAGGGGTGTGCTATGGGGCAGTGCCCAGAGTACCTACCACTTGAAGGCCACGTAGGCGAGCAGGCCGAGGACCACGGTGGCCAAGAGGGCACAGTAGACGGGGATAATGTTGCCTGAGGCCCCTGGAGGCTCAGGGGGGAATGGAGAGGAGGTATTGGGAGCCAGAGCTCCCCCAACCCAcaccccttccccatccctgTCCTGCATCCTCTGTGTCTTATCTGTAGAAGAAAGGACAAAGAAGATCAAGAGCAAGGAATCAAGGCCAGGTCCCTGAGTAGCCTCACTTAGGTTTTGCTGCCAAAAATGTTTGAAACAACAGTCCCTACTTCGTGGAATCAAACACTCACACCACGGCATCCAGATTAGCTCGTTATCCCAGGCTCATCTCCCGCAGCCTCCTCTCTGCTCACCAGTCTTGGACACCTAGC encodes:
- the LOC140610398 gene encoding death domain-containing membrane protein NRADD-like isoform X2 gives rise to the protein MQSLGSLLASRAMLHNSSHREGTVHVDKTQRMQDRDGEGVWVGGALAPNTSSPFPPEPPGASGNIIPVYCALLATVVLGLLAYVAFKCWRSHKQRQQLAKARTAELGDLDRDQRHGDSIVFLDNPSGREPCAPSQGSHPELGCRLYLHLPRPQQEEVERLLEASGEADKGWQGLAGRLGYPADAVEVIARGQLPAHTLLRDWAVKEGSGATLRVLEDTLAAMGREDVLRVLGPPAEGCSVV
- the LOC140610398 gene encoding death domain-containing membrane protein NRADD-like isoform X1 translates to MTLQPLLQEMQSLGSLLASRAMLHNSSHREGTVHVDKTQRMQDRDGEGVWVGGALAPNTSSPFPPEPPGASGNIIPVYCALLATVVLGLLAYVAFKCWRSHKQRQQLAKARTAELGDLDRDQRHGDSIVFLDNPSGREPCAPSQGSHPELGCRLYLHLPRPQQEEVERLLEASGEADKGWQGLAGRLGYPADAVEVIARGQLPAHTLLRDWAVKEGSGATLRVLEDTLAAMGREDVLRVLGPPAEGCSVV